The Nitrospira sp. genome window below encodes:
- the dxs gene encoding 1-deoxy-D-xylulose-5-phosphate synthase: protein MSILKTIQSPADLKRVSPSQFPALCEEIREQIISTVASVGGHLASNLGVVELTVALHYLLKTPTDKIVWDTSNQAYTHKLLTSRREQFHTLRQYGGLSGFTKREESEYDTFNAGHAGTGVSAAFGMVAAREQLGQKHKVVCVVGDGAMTAGMTLEGLHHAGGLGKDFLVILNDNQMSISKNVGAISAYLSRTITGEFYGKVREETGQLLGKIPHIGPDMQKLARRAEELAKGAILPGLLFEELGFQYSGPIDGHNFEHLLPTLENVLKMKGPVLLHVITKKGLGYEPAMKNPVWFHACPPFVRETGVPAKKAVRPSYTQIAMESLTKLAREDKRVVAITAAMCEGTGLTAFEKEFPDRIYDVGIAEQHAVTFAAGLATQGLKPVVAMYSTFLQRAYDQVVHDVATQNLPVVFCIDRGGLVAEDGTTHHGAFDYAFLRHAPNMTVMAPKDENELQHMMKTCLQHEGPVSLRYPRGITLGVPMDAAPTALPVGKGELLKDGSEVAIVAIGVSVWQAMQAAERLEKEGVSTAVVNARFVKPLDHELIADVAKRVRYVVTVEEGCKMGGFGSAVLESLSDAGVTDVTTKVLGLPDWYIEQGPQDLLRERYGLTAEGIYQSVKELIGKAPAVKRDRFSVGSVVDHLPHGDEQGS, encoded by the coding sequence ATGTCGATCTTAAAAACCATCCAAAGTCCTGCCGATCTCAAGCGGGTATCGCCAAGCCAGTTTCCGGCGTTGTGTGAAGAGATTCGCGAGCAGATTATCAGTACTGTCGCGAGCGTCGGCGGGCATTTGGCTTCAAATCTGGGCGTCGTCGAGCTGACGGTGGCGCTGCACTATCTCCTGAAAACGCCGACCGACAAGATCGTCTGGGATACCAGCAATCAGGCCTATACGCACAAACTCCTGACCTCTCGCCGGGAGCAATTCCATACCCTGCGGCAATACGGCGGGCTCAGCGGTTTCACCAAGCGGGAAGAGAGCGAATACGATACGTTCAATGCCGGTCATGCCGGGACCGGCGTGTCGGCGGCGTTCGGCATGGTGGCCGCCCGTGAGCAGTTGGGCCAGAAACATAAAGTGGTCTGTGTCGTCGGCGATGGCGCGATGACCGCCGGGATGACGCTCGAAGGTTTGCACCATGCGGGCGGCCTCGGGAAAGACTTTCTGGTGATCCTGAACGACAATCAGATGTCGATCTCCAAAAATGTCGGGGCGATTTCAGCCTATCTGAGCCGGACTATCACCGGCGAGTTTTACGGAAAGGTGCGTGAGGAAACGGGCCAGTTGCTCGGGAAGATTCCGCATATCGGACCGGACATGCAGAAGCTGGCGCGGCGCGCAGAGGAGCTTGCCAAGGGCGCGATTTTGCCGGGATTGCTCTTCGAAGAATTGGGTTTCCAATACAGCGGCCCTATCGACGGCCACAATTTCGAGCATCTGCTCCCCACGCTGGAGAACGTGCTCAAGATGAAGGGGCCGGTGCTCCTCCATGTCATTACGAAAAAAGGCCTGGGCTATGAGCCGGCCATGAAGAACCCGGTGTGGTTCCATGCCTGTCCGCCCTTTGTGCGCGAAACCGGCGTGCCGGCGAAGAAGGCGGTGCGTCCGTCCTACACGCAGATTGCGATGGAGTCCCTGACGAAGCTGGCCCGCGAAGACAAGCGGGTGGTGGCGATCACCGCCGCCATGTGTGAAGGGACCGGCCTCACGGCGTTTGAGAAAGAATTTCCTGATCGCATTTATGACGTAGGGATTGCCGAGCAGCATGCGGTGACCTTCGCTGCCGGGCTTGCCACGCAAGGATTGAAGCCTGTCGTTGCCATGTATTCGACGTTCCTGCAGCGAGCCTACGACCAGGTCGTGCATGATGTCGCCACCCAGAATTTGCCGGTCGTGTTCTGCATCGATCGGGGCGGCCTGGTGGCGGAGGATGGCACCACGCATCACGGCGCATTCGACTACGCGTTCCTGCGCCATGCGCCGAATATGACCGTGATGGCTCCGAAGGATGAAAATGAATTGCAGCATATGATGAAGACCTGTTTGCAGCATGAGGGGCCGGTGTCGCTCCGCTATCCGCGTGGCATTACCCTTGGGGTGCCGATGGATGCGGCGCCGACGGCGCTTCCGGTTGGGAAGGGCGAATTGCTGAAGGATGGGTCGGAGGTGGCGATCGTCGCGATCGGGGTGTCCGTCTGGCAAGCGATGCAGGCGGCCGAGCGGCTGGAGAAGGAAGGTGTCTCGACGGCTGTCGTGAATGCCCGCTTTGTGAAACCGCTTGATCATGAGTTGATTGCCGATGTCGCCAAGCGGGTCCGGTACGTGGTGACTGTGGAAGAGGGCTGCAAGATGGGCGGGTTCGGCTCAGCCGTCTTGGAGTCCCTGTCCGATGCCGGCGTGACCGACGTGACGACAAAGGTGCTGGGATTGCCGGATTGGTACATTGAGCAGGGGCCGCAGGATTTGCTGCGCGAACGGTATGGCCTGACCGCCGAGGGAATCTATCAAAGCGTGAAGGAGCTCATCGGGAAGGCGCCGGCTGTGAAGCGCGACCGGTTCAGTGTCGGGTCTGTGGTGGATCATCTTCCGCACGGCGACGAACAGGGCAGCTAA
- a CDS encoding DUF3187 family protein: MVSQRAAAEGFGPFPVRNFQPIHQLVLGLPGDRASVLKAGELDLRIELANTANVFSDTTPQTSVAMKFESLRSGVFLRYGVTERLELAAEVPLLFRYRGIMDGMIQAVERGTTGLAPDRRALKDAGYQFSVRSGGRTVMSGKEGVVGLGDASVMGKYQLLTETESVPAVSLRTAIKIPTGDEPHFLGSGSPDYGVGLAMEKRVARDWMVYGNVNGVLPTGRIAGYSLQPVVSALVAVEYLWSKDFSLTAHFDYFSSPLHGTGTSVLDKGVTEAVLGFSYRLKPHLLWQVYGVENLDFIVGSAADFTLSTLVTYQFGS; this comes from the coding sequence ATGGTATCACAGAGAGCCGCCGCTGAGGGGTTTGGTCCATTCCCTGTCCGCAATTTCCAACCCATCCATCAATTGGTGCTCGGGCTGCCTGGTGATCGGGCCTCGGTGCTCAAGGCTGGCGAGCTGGATCTTCGGATCGAACTGGCCAATACCGCCAACGTCTTTTCCGATACGACTCCGCAGACCTCGGTGGCGATGAAGTTTGAAAGCCTCCGGTCGGGGGTGTTTCTTCGTTATGGAGTAACGGAACGCCTGGAGCTGGCAGCCGAAGTTCCTCTGTTGTTTCGCTATCGGGGCATTATGGATGGCATGATTCAAGCCGTCGAGCGGGGGACGACCGGTCTCGCGCCGGATCGGCGCGCGCTGAAGGATGCGGGATACCAGTTTAGCGTGAGGTCCGGCGGCCGAACGGTGATGAGCGGGAAAGAGGGCGTCGTGGGCTTGGGCGATGCGTCGGTGATGGGAAAGTATCAACTGCTGACCGAAACCGAGTCGGTTCCTGCGGTCTCCTTGCGGACGGCGATCAAGATTCCCACCGGTGATGAGCCCCATTTCTTGGGGAGCGGAAGTCCTGATTACGGTGTGGGGCTGGCGATGGAGAAGCGTGTGGCGCGCGACTGGATGGTGTATGGCAATGTGAATGGCGTGCTGCCGACAGGGAGGATCGCGGGGTATTCGTTGCAGCCGGTGGTGTCAGCCCTGGTGGCCGTTGAGTATCTCTGGTCCAAGGACTTCTCGCTGACCGCGCATTTCGACTATTTCTCGTCGCCGTTGCATGGCACGGGAACCAGTGTGCTTGATAAAGGCGTGACCGAGGCCGTGTTGGGGTTTAGCTATCGGCTCAAGCCCCATCTCTTGTGGCAGGTGTATGGAGTGGAGAACCTGGATTTTATTGTCGGCAGTGCGGCTGACTTTACGTTGTCGACTCTGGTGACCTATCAGTTTGGATCGTAG
- a CDS encoding BamA/TamA family outer membrane protein, protein MSTTRNDGSDAGLIMPILVTDPDGELKYLMAPMVIRNSIVGTRGVFNLFRYEPGGRETRFIGSFTEKIERKLVFSYTDPAFSNGRYFLQFGGSFFKNATSRFFGMGQDSLEGNESNYTAREFRANWRFGIYANEVTQIAVAQRFRDVQLQRGATDLPFTVDRFGGVDGVKGESIIIGHRASFHYDTRNNLVTPTDGMAVTAYAELNQNIRNGDHPVYSRYELEVKQLFPSESKRAILVVRADLQATIGTQVPFFEQSSLGGQNSLRGFGVDRFIDKHLVAFSVEERIHLARTRLAGVMADFEVAPFVDTGQVFGDFKDVSFKDYRVTPGLGIRGIVRPNVVGRLDYGFSREGGAIFAGLDFPY, encoded by the coding sequence GTGTCCACCACGCGCAACGACGGCAGCGACGCAGGCCTGATCATGCCGATTCTGGTGACGGATCCGGACGGCGAGCTGAAGTATCTGATGGCGCCGATGGTCATCCGGAATTCGATCGTCGGGACGCGGGGGGTATTTAATCTCTTCCGGTATGAGCCCGGAGGGCGCGAAACGCGCTTCATCGGATCGTTCACGGAGAAGATCGAGCGCAAGCTGGTCTTTTCCTACACGGATCCTGCGTTCAGTAACGGGCGGTATTTCCTCCAATTCGGCGGGTCGTTTTTCAAGAATGCCACTTCCCGCTTCTTCGGCATGGGGCAGGATTCTCTCGAAGGGAATGAAAGCAACTATACGGCGCGAGAGTTCCGCGCCAATTGGCGGTTTGGGATTTACGCCAACGAAGTGACCCAGATTGCAGTGGCGCAGCGATTTCGCGATGTGCAGTTGCAGCGTGGGGCGACGGATCTGCCTTTTACTGTCGATCGGTTCGGCGGGGTCGATGGCGTCAAAGGGGAGTCCATCATTATCGGCCATCGGGCGAGTTTTCATTATGACACGCGCAACAATCTGGTCACGCCGACGGACGGAATGGCGGTGACGGCTTATGCGGAGTTGAATCAGAATATCCGGAACGGCGATCATCCCGTTTATTCACGCTACGAGCTGGAGGTGAAGCAGCTGTTCCCCAGCGAATCGAAGCGGGCCATCCTGGTGGTGCGGGCGGACTTGCAGGCGACGATCGGCACCCAGGTGCCGTTTTTCGAGCAGAGTTCGCTGGGTGGCCAGAATAGTTTGCGTGGATTCGGCGTCGATCGCTTTATCGACAAGCACCTGGTGGCCTTCAGCGTTGAGGAACGAATTCATCTTGCCAGGACGAGACTGGCCGGCGTGATGGCCGATTTCGAAGTGGCCCCGTTTGTCGATACCGGGCAAGTGTTCGGAGATTTTAAGGACGTCAGCTTTAAAGATTATCGGGTCACGCCGGGTCTCGGGATTCGGGGGATTGTTCGTCCGAATGTGGTGGGGCGTCTTGATTATGGATTCAGTCGTGAAGGCGGCGCGATTTTCGCCGGGCTCGATTTCCCCTATTAA
- a CDS encoding ABC transporter substrate-binding protein, translating to MRDRMSEGDWMMGARVNRSGIGMVVALAGVLLVSSWLSASVVHAGPPTDSMKVTIDEVLRIIRDKELKQPAKADERRALLEKAVADRFDYQEMSRRALGAPWNTLSDQEKQEFVGLFRTLLTNSYAEKVETYSGEGVQYLNERTEKEYAEVRTKILSGKTEIPLDYRLVNRGPEWRVYDVVVDGVSLVSNYRGQFTKIIRASSYQDLVEQLRKKSDKLKAP from the coding sequence ATGAGGGACCGCATGAGCGAGGGGGATTGGATGATGGGTGCACGAGTGAATCGATCGGGGATTGGGATGGTGGTGGCACTGGCCGGGGTTCTGCTGGTGTCGTCCTGGCTGAGCGCATCGGTTGTGCATGCCGGTCCGCCGACGGATTCGATGAAGGTCACGATCGACGAGGTGCTTCGGATCATTCGCGACAAGGAATTGAAGCAGCCGGCAAAGGCGGACGAACGCCGGGCTCTCTTGGAGAAAGCCGTGGCCGATCGGTTTGACTATCAGGAAATGTCCCGCCGGGCTCTGGGGGCTCCGTGGAATACGTTGTCGGATCAGGAGAAGCAGGAATTTGTCGGGCTGTTCCGAACACTGCTGACCAATTCGTATGCGGAAAAAGTCGAGACCTATTCCGGCGAAGGGGTGCAATATCTGAATGAACGGACGGAAAAAGAATATGCGGAAGTCCGGACAAAGATTTTGTCCGGCAAGACGGAAATTCCGCTCGACTATCGCTTGGTGAATCGAGGCCCGGAATGGCGGGTCTATGATGTGGTGGTTGACGGGGTCAGTCTCGTGAGCAACTACCGAGGCCAGTTTACCAAGATCATTCGCGCCTCGTCCTATCAGGATCTCGTCGAGCAGCTCCGGAAGAAATCTGACAAGCTGAAAGCTCCGTAA